ATTCCGATGATCTCCGAATTCATCCATCGCTGACGAAGAACCTGTGTGCTGTTTCCAGGTCCACACCCCAGATCTACAACCTTTTCAGGTAAATCAAGTCTTATTCGTGCAGCCAAGTCAACGGCGGCGCGAGTTCGCTCGTTGCCATACCTCAAATAGTGTCCCGCGTTCCAATTCATGATGGATGTTCTCAGGGTTCAATCTTACTGGAATTTTCTGGCTGCAGGTTCGAAAGACGCTCGCTGTATTCGAATGGCACTCAAGGTGCACGTCGATGGTCCGCTGTTCCGGATTGACCTCGTATCAACCCGACAATTGAAACTTCCCAAAATTCCGTGACCTGGTGCGTAAGTTTCGCGATGCATAAGTCCAGAACCGTCATTCTGCGATTCCTAGTCTCGGAAAGAAATTAGTTGTTCCCGCCAACCCTCCGGATTGGCTTCCGTGATTACGACGCATTCTCCTGATCGCGGCATTTGTGTCCCTCCCTAACCGTGTTTCGCCCTCCAGTAGGTAAACGACCGGATTCAGCTACATAGTTCTCCAGCGTAGTAGGAAATCTATATATGCGTGCGTACTTAGCGAGGTCGTATACTGCCGGGGAGTCGCATTCGGAAAAAGCCATTGCGTCGACAGCGCAGGAATTACCCAACTTCTGAAATGTGTCTACCGCATGGACCGGATGGCCGATGTCAGCGCAGAACGCGACTCCGATCTCATGCCAGTGAGATTGGTAAACGACAACATCGTCTGAAGGAATGAACCAGGAGAATTCCTCCGGATGGATAAATTGCTTTTGACAAAATTCAATTGGGAGCTCTGGTCGAATACTGAATGCACCAATGAATGGCTCGGCTTCCTCTAAGCGAATTGGACAGCCAGCAACAATTGTCACGTATCGGCGATCCGACAGTCCTTGAAGCGAGTCGAATCTTTGATTGCCGGTGTCGTTGGCAGTCTCTGCGGCGACCGTGGGCTCATAACCTGTGATCGAGAGTTCCGGAAATGAGATTACCCTTGCGCCATCAGCCGCTGTGCAATACACCAACCTGGAGTGTCGCCGTATATTTTCACTAATTTCGCCTTTCTTGAAACTCGACTGAGTGACCGCCAAACAGAATCTATGATGGGGTGACCATTCCTCTCCGTTCATAGCCACTCCCATGTGCGTTGCTTCGGGTCTGACAAGGACATCATTTGCGTTGCGGTACAACTTCAAGTTCTGCGATCTCCAATCCCACATCATCATTAAATGTCGTTGCGTAGATCGTGGCGATGATACAGCCAGGTTTAAACGGAATCGCGGTGCGTGCCATAGGTTTAAACACCCCGATGGGCATGGTCGCGATTCGCCAACCATCACCATCCGGCGGAGTATTCCGTTCCTCAACGTATGCTTGAAAGTTCCCCGTAAAATCCCAAGATGGTGCGTGAGTTGAGATAAACAAACCAAGGTTCAGTGGTCGCTCAATCCGATAGCGGATACGAATTACCGAGCCTTCTTCCAATGTCACCAAACCGGGAAAACTGTTTCGTGCCCCGGCATGGAAGTGGGTTTCTTCAACTCCGGTGTCTTTCAGAAACACCGATCGTGGCGTCGCGTTCAAAATATTCGACTCCCAATCTCCCAACCAATCGTACTGTTGCTGGTTTGTTGTAGCTTTCCAATGTGTTTGAACTGGCACTACGGCCACCAAGTGCAGTGAGTTACGCGCCCTGCGACTGACTCGAGCCTGCTGAGACTCCGAAACGGTCACTGTCTGGTCATCTGAAAGTCGACGGAAGCTGACCGAACCGCTGCTGACTTGCAAGAGCGTTTCAGTATCCGAGGCGTTAATGGCGAAGGATGTACCCAATACCGCTGCTTCAGCAGTGGAAGTACGGACAACCCACGGCTGATGGCGAGGCTGAGGTGAAACTGTTGCACGCAGGGCACCATGACGAAGTACCAATCCTTGCTGTTGAACTGACTCCAACGCGACCTCTGAAGCTCCCGCGAGTATAAACTCGCTCCCGTCGGCGTAGACGAAACGCGCACGCCCCCCGTCCCCCTCAACACGGACATTGCCGATCGTGAAGCGGTCTCCCGGCTGCAGCTCGTTCACGATTCCGGCACTGTCTCGCAAAGTTACGCGACGATTGCTCCCAACAAACGTCGGAATCGCTGTACTTGTTCGACGGGGCATGACAAACCACCCAACACAAACGAGGACGCCGAGTGCAATGATCCACCCTGCTATATATGAGCCACGACGTAAATTTCGATGACCGTCAATCGTTGTCGCAACCTGATGACGAGCCGTCGCAGCGGAAAGCGTTTCAGTTGAGTTGACTGCGGTACGTAGCAGTTCGTCTCTGGCAACTGCTAACGCGAAATTACGAAGGTTGCCACGATCGGCATGAAGCCATTCGCGGAGCTCTATCGCTTGCTCATCAGTTAGCGAATCATCAAGGTAACTGGCAATCCATTCATCGCTCAGACTCATGCGTCGCCTCCATGAACCTGCAATCGCCGCTCCACGCAGCCGGCCAATTGATGTCGAATTCTCATTAGGGCGATCCGAATCGCTCCAGCTGTCAATCCAAGCTGCTCTGCAATCTTCGGCACCTTGAGACCGCCAAAATACCGCAGGTTAACGATCTCACGCGCCTTGGGCGAAAGAGTTTCCAGACAATCTTGCAAGGCAGATTGTTCATGGTCAACTTCCGAAATAACGCTCGGCCATGATTCGGCGAGGGCATCCAACAGTGACTCGTCGAACACAAGCCGATCGCGTCCGGAGTTTCTGTGATAAGCGAGCAATTCAAACTTCGCGATTCCCATCGCCCACCGCAAATAGTCGCGAGAGGAGTCCCACTCATCAAACTTCCTTAGCAGCACCACCGCAGTATTCTGCACAATGTCGCTAGTGGCGTGGGGGTCACGTACAATCGCCCGGACATACATCGCCACAGCCGGCTGAACCTCCGTCCAGAGTTTGGTGAATCGAATCTGTTGTTCGCTGCGCATGAAATCCTCTCTTGTGTTCTCTCCATTGGTACGCAGAACTGTTACATGTTTTCGAGATTTTTTTCGAATGTAGGTTGCCTACGAGGAAGCGAAAACGGCAAGGGGGCTTTGTTGGCAGCAGTCGTCGTCCGCACCAATAGAAAAACCGAGTCAACACAGCGCTCACGCAGGACGAACTGGACGCCGTTCGGATCTGTATCACGCGGGGACGCCCATTCGGTTCTCAAGAGTGGATCGAAGAAACCTGCGAACGAAATGGCATTTGGTCCACCCTCCGGCCACGAGGCCGGCCAAGAAAGAAGCCAAAAACAGAAGCGGTTCAATCGCCACCACGCTGATAAGGGGCAGGCTGCAGGTCCCCCACTTCCTCATTCTTTTCTTTCTGCCATGGCTAATTGAGCGCGCGTGTCCAGCCCTCTATCGGTCGAGGTAGTTTTTGCGGACTCGGTTGTCCAAGGACACACGACCCGAGAAGCACTAGAAAGAGAATCCAATGAAATGCCCCTCGTTGTCCGACGAAGCAACCGCCATGGACGAGGCGACGCGCCCGGAATTAGACGGCCGGGCTAGGTGTTGAGCCTAAAACGAGTGTCGTTCGGATCCCCGAGCCGACAATGCTCGACGAAAACGTTGACGGCTCGGAGAGCCGAGCGACAGTCAAAAGAAACTAGAAGGGGGTGTTATTGCTGCAGTTGGAGTGATTGCGAGCTGCATCATTTTGATTCAGTCCGGTGAACAGTGCGCAACGAACAACGCCCAACGAACAGTGCCGCTGAACTGGCGATCAGAGAGGCTCACCTTGCTGAAAGCCTCACGACTTGCGTGTTAAAAATATTCCAACCGATTTCGGGGGCTGAGCCAGTCGGTTTTAGCTCCAACTCCCAGACGACCTCCGAGGGCGTTTCCCGAGTGTACTCGACGCATCGGGTGATTTGGTTGAACCCTCGTCGGTTGCTCCAAGTGATTTCGTTAATCCTGGATGGATCAAACACGGCTCCGTAGCCTGCGAGGATATTTCCGGTTTCAGGAAGTTCTAAAGCACTTCCCATTGCGACCGAAACGAGCGGCCTGTCCTCCGCCGTTTCCGAAGTCCAGACTTGCCGTGCGGTCATCTTTTCCAGATCTAACTTGTACTCGACCGCCCGACTTCGCGTTTCCGCGACCGGTGTCGGCTGGTCAAAAGGGCGAGCACGATAGTTGCCGTTGTCAAACAGCAGCAGCGTGCCTTGCGAGGTAAACACGGGTGCGTGTTGATGCCAAGGCCAACGAGCATCGCCTTCCAAGCGAATCAGCTTTGACTGAAGCTCTTCCGGCCAACCGCTTGGCTCGCCAAAGATCCAGTTAATCTTTCCGTCGGCGGGATCAAAATTGACGATCGCGCTCTGGTAGCGAAAATTGACCATGACCGAACCGTCATCAAGCTTCGTGATCGAATTTGCGTGCGACCAGTCAATCGTGTCAGGGAACCCCCGTCGTTTCCAATAGTTCGAAAACGTTTCATAGCCGAACCGTCTGACAGGCAAATTCTCGAAGGCATCCCATTCCCAAAGCACTCGACCGTCCGGCGTGAATTCAATCGCCCGGTCTCCCATCACCCACTGAGTCTGACGCGGCGCATCGACATCCGTCTCACTTGTGAAATAGTCGTTGATCCTCCGCCGCTTCGTTGTCAAAGCGATCAAATTTCCACTGGGTAACAAATCGGCGTCGTGGTGAAACGTGAGCGCCGGCACGTCTTCAGAGTCTTCGGCGTAACCTTGGGGACGCTCCGCCGCATACCAGGATCGTGTCTCATTTCCCAGTAAATCAATTTCAACAAGTCGAAAGTCGGCGGTTACAAAAAGAATGCGCCCGTTGTCGAGATAATCAAAACCCGCGATTCGCGATTCGCATTGGTAATACCAAACGGGCGTTCCATGCCGATCGACCATCAGCAGCATCCCAAAACTCTCTCCAAAGCGACGCTGTTGCTCCTCGTTCAATTGGGCTCCCTGCGGGACTCTTCGCCGTGGATTGAGAAGGCGATAACCAGGCTCGACTCGGTCGATCAAACTTGTTCTTGTTTCGATCCTCGGGAACAACGTCGGATCGGTCGGTATATTCGGTGCATGAAACACTAGGCCATTCACCGAAAGCGTTTGACCGGCTGAGTTTTTGATAGTGACGGTCAATTGATGATTTCTGCCGGGCCGAAAGCCAATCACGGGGAGACCACTCGCGATCTTCTTCGCTTCGTCAAAGTAAACGCTCCATCGATTCGTCCCGTCGGTGAGACTGACCTCCGCGGTTACGTCCTGATTTGCCTCGTACGAAAGCACAGCCGCCAGAGGCGCCGCCGGATTCGGATTGGGCACAACTGTTGGAAGGCGGATGAATTGCAGTGCTTGCTTTTCGGCACCAAACGTATGGCAATGTAACAAGAGCAATACGACGGTCACTTTCGTACAAGTCCGCATCGTTTTCAGATCCATGCTGGGTTTTCCGTTGGTAAGTATCCCTGACAAATCGGTATGTTTTTCCTTAGAGTCGTGCCGCAGTCGAGTGAACTGCCAGGACCATGCCACCCTCGACTCCCATACCGAAGCCCTTCATAAACACCCCGAGTTGACTGGCAACAAACGGGTCCAAGGTTGTCATCGCTTCCGTTTCGATCAACCGCGTTTCTCACATTTTGATTTTGGACACGTAGTCGCTGAGACGTACCGAACTTAGCCGAAAAACGATGAACACCAACTCGCAAGCAGACTGGTGCCACGAGTCCCGATGTCGGTACAGATCCTACCGCCAGCCCGACGCTAGCGAACTCTATCTCCTTTGGGATCTTTTCAGTCAACCGTAACGATGTACTTTTTCCCTTGCCCTTCGTTCTTGTATTCCGATAGGAACGTAGACAGTTCATCGAAGTGTCCAGTCTTAATGGGCGGAGCGGCAAACGCCCCACTGGTAAGCTGGTCGAGAATCGATTCGCCTGCGTGAACTAGCTCGTGCCATTGTTGATCAGAAGCATGTTGGTGGGCCGCACCGAGTGCAATCTCGTGCAACGACACGCATCGACCAAACGCTGGCAACGGGTTTGGATCGACACGGCCAAGCACCGCCACGATGTGACCGTAGTAGCCAAGATGATCGACTAAGTTGGCCGCTTGTTCGGCGGAGACTAAGTCAATGATCGAGCCGAAAGATTGTCCGCCATTCGCCTTTCGCAATTGATCAATCCAATCGCTGTCGTGATAGTCTGCCACAGCCTGTACGCCAAGCTTCCGCAACCATTCATGATGCCTTGCACTGGCGGAAGCAAAGACACGGGCGTTTTGTTGCAGGGCGAGCCGAGTCGCAAATTGCCCGACGCTCCCGGCAGCACCTGCGATCAGGAGCGTCTCGCCGGCGACGTCAGGCAACTTGGAGAGGGCCTGCCAAGCGGTCAATCCGGGGCAAGGCATCGACGCCGCGACCTCATCGGTCAGCGCAGAGGGCACCGCCATGACGGCGCGAGCCGGAACGGCGGTGTGTTTCGCAAAGCTGCCGTGTCCGCGTAAGTCGGTGTGATATGCGACTCGCGTTCCGATTCGTAAATGCCGAACTTCGTCGCCAATCGCGGCAATTCTCCCCATCCCGTCGACACCGGGGACTTGTCCAGGTTTCCAGTCGCGGTGTCCATGCTCGACCAACTTCCAATCAACAGGATTGAAGGCGATCGCTTGGTTTTCCACCAAGACATCTCGGGCGCCGAGCGAGCCGAGGTCCACCGTTCGTTGACTCAGTGTGTTCGGCTCTCCCGGTGCCCCCCAGCACCATGCGTCAGTAGTATACATCCGTTGGTCCTCTTGCTGATAAGCAGGCAAACACGAGTCTTTGGGTTTAAACATCTGGATAACACCTTCCCGCTTGCGGGAGGGTCGGACGAGCAAACGGCCGGGGAGGGTGCCCTCTCCGGGCCTGAAGGCCCGACTCTCCCAGTGGGAGAGTGAAATGACTTAAGCCGAATCTTTCGTATTCAACTGCTTAAGTCGGCGAATAGGTTCCGTGAATCGGCGATACCATCTCCACCTCAGACTTTTGGCAAGACTACGCTTCGCCTCGGCCCGGGTAACCGTTTGAAATGATGTAGTCAAATCCGGAGATAAGCTCATCGATGCTCGGCCGCGTGAATGGCATCGTTTGTATCGACGCGGCGTAAAGTTCGCCGTCGGGACGGACAACGAACAGACCGGGCTCGCTGAAAACTTCGGGCTCTTCTGGCTTGATTGACTTTGACACATATAGCCCCCACTGGCGAGCGTTTTCGATCGAAAGCTCATAGCCGATGGCCAGGTTTTGAATTTTCCATTCTTCTTTGCTGCGTTTCGCGCGTTCCTCGCTATCGCTGCTGATCGCAGCGGCATTGATCCCCATCTTCGTCAGTTCACTCAGCTTTCGATCAATGCTACGCAGGTAGCTTTTGCAAATGGGGCAGTGATACCCCCGGTAAAAGAAAACGAATGTGAAATGCTCGGGTGACTGATCCGCGAGATTCCATTCTGGGCCATCGACTGTCTTGACCGAAAGCTCGGGGACTTGTGCTTGAGGTTTGACCATTGGTTCATTTATCTCATTCTGTTGCGACATGCGTAGACTGATAAATCTCTCGTTGAAGTGGTCCGAGTCGAAAATTTCAGTCAAAGATGGGCTTATGAACTGAATGATACCGAGGTTGGCAAGCCTCGTCGTCTTTAGCTGTTAGGCGGCAAACTTACTCAATTCACCTGTCGTTCCACCAACCAAGGACGCCAGAGAACGTGGCGAAATCAACGAGCCGAACGCGTTTGGGGCGGGCCTGAGTTGCTAAGACCAAGCAAAGTTCGGAGCCTGTGGCGAGTATTGTCGGCTCCTTTATTTGCATCCACCGGTTTCTTCGATGACGCGCATCCACTGCGCTGCTTTTCCGTAGATGTCGCGAACGCGAACGCCGCTTTCATGGCCGTCAAGGTGACGACCGCTGAACCAATGGAACCGCAAGGTCGTTTTTGGGCCGTCTCCTCCGGCAACCTCTGCTAATGCGAACAGCCGAGGCTCGCTTGCTCTCCAGCGGTCAAGCCGTCATCTTCAAGCCAATGATTGACACGAGTAGTAACACCAGGAAGAAGATCCTGCCGGCACTGATCGGTTCATCAAGAAAAATCACGCCGAGAATGATCGCACCAAAGGTGCCGATCCCTACCCAGACGGCATACGCGGTCCCAATCGGTAGCGTTCGTGCGGCGACCGCCAGTAAATACATGCTGGCAACGATTGCTGCGATGGTCAGCACGCTAGGGACAGGCTTAGTAAAGCCCGCAGTTAACTTTAGGCCAACAGCCCATCCAGCCTCAAGAAGGCCGGCGACAACAAGAAAAAGCCACGACATAACTCGCTCCTTTGGAAGCGTCGTCTTGTCTTTACCGGGTACGTCGCACATCGTCCGGGCCAGGGTGGCAGTGTTTATTTCATAGCGTTCTATGCCGTCCAAGCAGGCATGTCAATGTGCATCCTTTCGCCCCCGCGTGATCCTCAACCAAATGCCAACGGAAATTGGACTTTGTGAAGTGGCTCAAAGACGCCGATCAACCGCTCGCACGCATTGTAAAGATCAACGCGCAACGAGGCCTGGCGGCAAGGAAATTCAACGCGCCCAATCGGAATTTTTACCTCAGCCATTCCAACGAACTCGAATCCGGACAACCGAGCGAAATTTGGTTCTAGCGTTAGGACGTCGCAACGGGAAATTGGCTGCCTCGCGCCCCAGGTACCTCACTGTACAATCTTGAAAACGCAGAAAGACCACGCGGTTCCAGTTGTCTGGCCATCGACACGCTTTCAACACGAATCAGGATGGTCTTCGCCGCCAGCAAGTTGCCGCCGAGATTCAGAGTAGTTCCAGACCTGTCCAAGCCAATCTTTCGCCAACCCGATCGACAGCCAGATATGCCAACCAAGTATTCACTCCGCCTTCGATGCAAACCTTTGCTTTGCCACTGGATCATTTGCAGTAGCCTGCTAATCAACGTCGCCGGAGAGTTGGCATTGGCGGTTCATCCGGAGCAGCCTCTTAATACTGCAGCCGGTACAGAAGTGGTTCTCGTGTCGGAGGTCAAATGGCGGCATCTGAATCCAGCACGCGGAGACACCAGCCCGGCGGCAGGAACACTTTGGGGGGATCAAACCGAAGACGGAGAATCAGGGTTCCTCGTCAGGTTCCAAGGCGGATTTTCTTCGCCACCCCACGTTCACAACATTACGTATCGAGGCATCGTGATCGCGGGAGCCTTGCACAACGACGATCCGGGTGCCGAACCGATGTGGATGCCTGCCGGATCCTGGTGGACTCAACCGGCAGGCGAAGTTCATCTCACCGCCGCGAGAACACAAAGCGTTGCCTACGTCGAAATTCAGAGCGGACCATATCTCGTAAAAGGGCCCGATAAAAAATTCGACAACGGCGAGCGCCCCGTCAACATGGACTCCTCTAACATCGTCTGGTTGGACGCGGCCGATCTTGACTGGATCGAAAGCAAATCGACACGGGCAATCGTCCAAGTAGGCCTACTTAACCAGGTTATCTAACACCATAGATTGCGGCGCGGTGTACATCGCTGCGTCTACCTCACCGCCACGATGCGAAACAAAACAAAGTCAATTCCTCCCGCCGATCGTCGAGCAACGCAACACGGTCTATTCTTGCCCACTATCGATCGGGAACGCACTATTGCCCAAACAAACAGACAACTTGTTCGCTTCAGCGCGTAGCGATCCGCCTACTTGTATTCGCTATATCTTGCTATCCAACCCTCGCTAGTGTGAAGTTCTCCCGATAGGCCGTCGCTTTCCTGTGCGATGCCTTCCGACAACTCAGCTCCGATCTGCGCGACCAATCGGAACTGTTCCTCTTCTTCAAGCCAACGCAACAGATGATGCAAAACAGAATCGACTACTTCGGGAATAGCGGAAGCAAGAGCACCTCCGTCTTTATCCTTGGTCAGTTCTCGAATGCGTTCCGCTCTTTCTCCCTTCATTCGACCGTCAAGAATCATCTCCCAGTCAGACAACGTTTCATCACGGACCTCTAGCATTAACCGTCTACCAAGTTCTTCAAGAATTTGTTTCGACATCACTCTAATTCCATGGAATATTGGTTGGGACACGGACTCCTTGCTCACGAAGGTTTCGCAGCGAGTCAGCGACAAGCTGTCTTGCTTCGATGCGAGTCGCGCCACCGGCTTGCAACGCCTCAACTGCAATCCGAGTGTGTTCCTTCAGTGTGTTCGGACGTCCGCTCCGAGCCAATTCATTAAAAAGCTCTCGCTGCTTGTTCGTCATCGCTTGGTGATCCCAACCATGATCTTTCATGTAGCTCTGGCTGATACTCCAACCTTTGCTCTTGCTGTAATTCACAGCGTCTTTAAAGCCCGCTTTCGCATGAACATGATGCCCTTTGACCTGAGAGTACTTTCCGACTCCTCCATTTGCGTCAGGTATCAGCTTATTGAGGGCATTGCTGCCGGGAACGTTGCCCTCACCGTACAGATTATGGGCCAGTAAGCCTTGCTGGCCGACGAAGTAGACGTGTTCGCCGTAGACCTCGAGGTTGTAAACCGCTTGTGGGCCGGGTCTCGGCAATTTGCCGGCGATTCGCTTCGTGTCGCCCGAGTAGGTTTGGACTCGGTCGCCAATTTTCATTTCGCCGATCGGAACGAATCGCTGGTCATCGACGCTCCAGAACAAGTGGTTGTCGGTGACTCCAATCGGTTCGTCTTCGCCTTCAAAGATGATGTCCAACACCTCCGTCGAAGATCGGTGTGCGAACGTGGCGGTGACCGGTTGGCCGGCGCCTTCGCTGATCGGAGGACAGCGATCGACCGCAGTGACATATGCGGTTCCTACCGCTCCCATCTCCGGCAAGTCCAACGCCACCGTGATCCCAATCAAATCAGTACCGGACGTCGCTAGCTCGGCCGACGTCAGCATGATGTCGCGATAGAATGGTCGCAGTGGGGAGAGCGGATCAGAGTCTATACGCGTCGCTCGTTTCGATCCCTTTGGCGTGAGGGGTCGCCGGACCTGCGGCGAAGCAAGCGTTACATTCGCGATAGTTCCAACAGCAGTCGACGCCGAAACTCGATCGTCGGTGACATACGAAAGACGCTCCAGTACCCATGACTCGGGACGCAGCAATTCGATGTGCAGTTCCGATCCATCGTCTTTGGCCATGACGAGACGAAGGTGTAGCCAGTCCTCCCAATCGGGATCTTGCCAACGCGCGCGTTCGGCATCGGTGACTTCAGGATTTCGAGACAAGACCCGATCACCAACCCGGATTTCTTCGATTGGCTTTGTGCTTGGCAAACGACCTAACGACGGCGCCAAGTTTGTAGGCAAAAGCCCGACGGGTTGCTCGCCGGACTTTGATGACTTCGAAGCCTGACCTGCCCCCTGAACAATCAAGCAGGCGGCAAAGACAAGACCGGCCACGCCAAGGAAAAATCCGAGGAGCCGAACCCTGCGGTAATGGTCATGGGAGATTTGTGATTGCATGGCATCGACAGGATAACGCATCCCAAGAACAGAAACCAACATCGGCGACGAAGTCCTGGTGAAACGCCATAAGAACGTTCAAGAACAACGGCTTTTCTGGCAGATTCGCCAGACCGTCACCAGCCGAAGGTCCTGGCAGTTCGATTGCTGGAATCCCGTTTGAATCCAATTTAGGGTCGCCGAATCAGTGTTTACTTGGCCTGGGTTGTAGCCGCCAGTCCGGAAGCGAACCGGAGGCAACAGCGAAACCGAGAAGTTCCTGCCGTAACACTTCGGTCGCTATTCGACCTGCAGCCGTCTGCGAATCGTCTCCCGAAGAGGGGTGAAGCCAACGAAAAGAGTCCTGACACCTTTTTGGATGCGAGCTAGCCGGCGGGACCGATCGATTGCGCAAAGAGCTCGGCGAATTACCGGCGGAACACGAAACCTGACAACGAGCCTCACTCAACTTTTCCGTCACTCGCCGTCTTGAATTTTTGCCGCAGAGAAAATTGCGTCAGCCATCTCGACAAGCTACCATAAACCCCCTCCCTAGCGGAGCAAGGGCCGTATCGTGCGGTAGGTGCCGACGATTCGTTTTCGGTTTTCTAAGGTCTGCGAATTGCAACGAGGTGAAGAAGATGCGGCGGTTACCAGCTTTTTTAGTCGTTTTGCTTTGGGTCACTCATTCGCCCCCACCCGCCAATGCCGAATTAATCGGTGCGGGCCAGATTTCATTTCATGCGACCGCGATCCAAGACATCACGCTCAACGGAGGAACAGTGATCAACCCCGGTGCCGAGATTGTCATTTCCGATGTCGTTGGGACCGGGATAGCCGGCTTGAATATCGGTGACCAAGTTGGCGACACCATCCCAATCATTTCGGTATTTGGATGGGAGTTCGTCGGGACCGATACATCGGGGGTCGTCAATGGCGATTTCCGTTTCGGAAATATTCCTCCGTTCACCGGCGCCGACTACTCTGGCCAAATTACCAATGTCGTTCAAGACAATACCGACCCGGGTTTCGCTACTGGTGATCCCTCTAGCTTTCTCTCAGGAAACTACTCTGTTTCCGGCGACTCGTTTGCATTTGAAGTTCTGACGGGTGAAAGCGCGGGGCTATTGCTGACGACTGACCCGGCGCAAGGGTTTAGTTTCACGTCGACCTTTGATGGCTTGCCCCCGTCCGCCGGAACGGTGATTACAAGTTCCGGAGATTTAGACATTTACTTTGGTACCGAACTCGTCGGCTTCAGCAGCAATCGCCGTATCATCGTCACAGCCATTCCCGAGCCAGGTGGTGTCGCTTGCCTGTTGCTGCTCACCGCGTTGGTGACCGGACGCCGACGCCGTTAAAATCGCCGCTCCCCCGGAACGGAACACGCCGACGGGCCGTTCTTGTAGCTATCGTCGCCTTTCACTTCGTGAAAGGTGCGTACGCAATCGCTACGTTTGCGAAGCAAAAGGCGACTATGTTCGTCGTACATCCGAGTAGATCATCAGGCCGCCGAGCGTTTCGATCACCAGACGTTCTCTTCGGCGCACGCCAACGCTTTCACGAAAGGTCCTGGCAGCTCGATTGCTGGAATCCCGTTGGCGTCCGATTTAGGGTCGCCGAATCAGTGGTTACTTGGCCTGGGTTGTAGCCGCCAGCCCGGAAGCGAACTGGAGGCAACAGCGAAACCGTGAAGTTCCTGCCGTAACACTTCGGTCGCTATTCGACCTGCAGCCGTCTGCGAATCGTCTCCCGAAGAGGGGTGAAGCCAACGAAAAGAGTCCTGACACCTTTTTCACATTGGAGTCTTCTACCTTGGGGCTTTCGGTTTCGATATAACTCCGGCGGTGAATGTCGTATCACGATAGTTCACCCTGAATACATCTGGTATTTCGTTTGATATCTGCCTGCTATCCAAGCTTGTGATCGAACGATCCGCAACGCTTCGTGTGCGATGATTGCGGATATACCAACCTCGGTGTCGCCTCGGGATTGATTCTTTTTCACACCCAGGCGGTAACAACCTGCACCGCAAACTCGACCAGACAGCCTTGATTTTAGGAGCGATCTCGCATGCCGAACATTCTTCTTCGAAACTTAACGGTCCTTGCTCTCTTGCTCATCACCGGAGCCTCGGGGCACGTTTGTGCTCAACAAAAACCGAAGGCTCAGTTCTGGGAAATCACCGACAAGTGGACCCATCAAACCGGATTGCAACGTTGTCTATCGAGCGCCGGATTCGCTG
Above is a genomic segment from Roseiconus lacunae containing:
- a CDS encoding carbon-nitrogen hydrolase family protein, translated to MMMWDWRSQNLKLYRNANDVLVRPEATHMGVAMNGEEWSPHHRFCLAVTQSSFKKGEISENIRRHSRLVYCTAADGARVISFPELSITGYEPTVAAETANDTGNQRFDSLQGLSDRRYVTIVAGCPIRLEEAEPFIGAFSIRPELPIEFCQKQFIHPEEFSWFIPSDDVVVYQSHWHEIGVAFCADIGHPVHAVDTFQKLGNSCAVDAMAFSECDSPAVYDLAKYARIYRFPTTLENYVAESGRLPTGGRNTVREGHKCRDQENAS
- a CDS encoding FecR domain-containing protein, whose protein sequence is MSLSDEWIASYLDDSLTDEQAIELREWLHADRGNLRNFALAVARDELLRTAVNSTETLSAATARHQVATTIDGHRNLRRGSYIAGWIIALGVLVCVGWFVMPRRTSTAIPTFVGSNRRVTLRDSAGIVNELQPGDRFTIGNVRVEGDGGRARFVYADGSEFILAGASEVALESVQQQGLVLRHGALRATVSPQPRHQPWVVRTSTAEAAVLGTSFAINASDTETLLQVSSGSVSFRRLSDDQTVTVSESQQARVSRRARNSLHLVAVVPVQTHWKATTNQQQYDWLGDWESNILNATPRSVFLKDTGVEETHFHAGARNSFPGLVTLEEGSVIRIRYRIERPLNLGLFISTHAPSWDFTGNFQAYVEERNTPPDGDGWRIATMPIGVFKPMARTAIPFKPGCIIATIYATTFNDDVGLEIAELEVVPQRK
- a CDS encoding sigma-70 family RNA polymerase sigma factor; its protein translation is MRSEQQIRFTKLWTEVQPAVAMYVRAIVRDPHATSDIVQNTAVVLLRKFDEWDSSRDYLRWAMGIAKFELLAYHRNSGRDRLVFDESLLDALAESWPSVISEVDHEQSALQDCLETLSPKAREIVNLRYFGGLKVPKIAEQLGLTAGAIRIALMRIRHQLAGCVERRLQVHGGDA
- a CDS encoding aryl-sulfate sulfotransferase; translation: MDLKTMRTCTKVTVVLLLLHCHTFGAEKQALQFIRLPTVVPNPNPAAPLAAVLSYEANQDVTAEVSLTDGTNRWSVYFDEAKKIASGLPVIGFRPGRNHQLTVTIKNSAGQTLSVNGLVFHAPNIPTDPTLFPRIETRTSLIDRVEPGYRLLNPRRRVPQGAQLNEEQQRRFGESFGMLLMVDRHGTPVWYYQCESRIAGFDYLDNGRILFVTADFRLVEIDLLGNETRSWYAAERPQGYAEDSEDVPALTFHHDADLLPSGNLIALTTKRRRINDYFTSETDVDAPRQTQWVMGDRAIEFTPDGRVLWEWDAFENLPVRRFGYETFSNYWKRRGFPDTIDWSHANSITKLDDGSVMVNFRYQSAIVNFDPADGKINWIFGEPSGWPEELQSKLIRLEGDARWPWHQHAPVFTSQGTLLLFDNGNYRARPFDQPTPVAETRSRAVEYKLDLEKMTARQVWTSETAEDRPLVSVAMGSALELPETGNILAGYGAVFDPSRINEITWSNRRGFNQITRCVEYTRETPSEVVWELELKPTGSAPEIGWNIFNTQVVRLSAR
- a CDS encoding zinc-binding dehydrogenase; its protein translation is MYTTDAWCWGAPGEPNTLSQRTVDLGSLGARDVLVENQAIAFNPVDWKLVEHGHRDWKPGQVPGVDGMGRIAAIGDEVRHLRIGTRVAYHTDLRGHGSFAKHTAVPARAVMAVPSALTDEVAASMPCPGLTAWQALSKLPDVAGETLLIAGAAGSVGQFATRLALQQNARVFASASARHHEWLRKLGVQAVADYHDSDWIDQLRKANGGQSFGSIIDLVSAEQAANLVDHLGYYGHIVAVLGRVDPNPLPAFGRCVSLHEIALGAAHQHASDQQWHELVHAGESILDQLTSGAFAAPPIKTGHFDELSTFLSEYKNEGQGKKYIVTVD
- a CDS encoding peroxiredoxin-like family protein; translation: MVKPQAQVPELSVKTVDGPEWNLADQSPEHFTFVFFYRGYHCPICKSYLRSIDRKLSELTKMGINAAAISSDSEERAKRSKEEWKIQNLAIGYELSIENARQWGLYVSKSIKPEEPEVFSEPGLFVVRPDGELYAASIQTMPFTRPSIDELISGFDYIISNGYPGRGEA